One segment of Pseudobacteriovorax antillogorgiicola DNA contains the following:
- a CDS encoding HAD family hydrolase — protein sequence MTNYQNYKNIIFDFGGVLLEIDYRKTEDAFCELMGDGSHAGFSQASQSDLFNLIEVGAISNDAFRQGLRDLFQKSDVSDRELDLAWNALLGTIPRDWFEHVKAVGETRRIFLLSNTNAIHLDEVYREMERSLGSVEAFESAFEKVYYSHRLGLRKPHREIFETVIQENQLDPKDTLFIDDSIQHIQGAKELGLGTHHLTGLITDLQFL from the coding sequence ATGACAAATTATCAAAATTATAAGAATATAATTTTCGATTTCGGCGGCGTGCTATTAGAAATTGATTATCGCAAAACAGAAGACGCGTTTTGCGAGCTGATGGGCGATGGTAGCCATGCTGGGTTTTCACAGGCTAGCCAATCAGATCTTTTTAATCTGATTGAAGTGGGAGCAATTTCTAACGACGCCTTCCGCCAGGGGCTTCGGGATTTATTTCAGAAGTCTGATGTTAGCGATCGAGAGCTAGATCTGGCTTGGAATGCCTTGCTAGGAACTATACCTCGGGATTGGTTTGAGCATGTAAAGGCAGTTGGTGAAACCAGGAGAATTTTTCTACTTAGCAATACCAATGCAATCCATTTGGATGAGGTCTATCGGGAGATGGAGCGTTCATTAGGGAGTGTTGAAGCATTTGAGTCAGCCTTTGAAAAAGTCTACTACTCCCATCGACTAGGGCTTCGCAAACCTCATCGAGAGATATTTGAAACCGTAATCCAAGAGAATCAGCTTGATCCAAAAGATACTCTCTTCATTGATGACTCTATTCAACACATCCAGGGGGCTAAGGAGCTAGGCCTGGGGACACATCACCTCACCGGCCTGATCACCGATCTACAGTTTCTATAA